One window of the Dromaius novaehollandiae isolate bDroNov1 chromosome 25, bDroNov1.hap1, whole genome shotgun sequence genome contains the following:
- the LOC112989599 gene encoding acidic leucine-rich nuclear phosphoprotein 32 family member B isoform X2, with product MEMKKRLTLELRNKKPGEVKELVLDNCRSDDGKIVGLSSDFENLEFLSMININLLSVSNLPKLNKLRKLELSDNRISGGLEVLAERTPNLTHLNLSGNKIKDINTLEPLKKLPNLHSLDLFNCEVTMLINYRESVFTLLPQLTYLDGFDADDQEAPDSDPEADGDGLEDEYENGEGEEEDDDDEEDDLDEEVIDDEEDEDDDLEGEEEEDGVDDEEEDEEEDGEEDEEDEADDDLPRGEKRKRNLEDEGEEDPEDEEDDEDD from the exons ATGGAGATGAAGAAGCGGCTCACGCTGGAGCTGCGGAACAAGAAGCCGGGAGAg GTGAAGGAGCTGGTTCTTGATAACTGCCGTTCGGATGATGGGAAGATCGTTGGGCTCTCTTCAGATTTTGAGAACCTGGAGTTCCTCAGCATGATCAACATCAACTTGCTGTCTGTCTCCAATCTCCCCAAGCTTAACAAACTCCGCAAG CTGGAGTTGAGTGATAACAGGATTTCTGGTGGCCTTGAAGTTCTAGCAGAGAGAACTCCTAACCTGACACACTTGAATCTAAGTGGCAACAAGATCAAAGACATCAATACCCTGGAGCCCTTG AAAAAGTTGCCGAACCTGCACAGTCTGGACCTCTTCAACTGTGAGGTGACAATGCTGATCAACTACCGGGAGAGCGTGTTCACCCTCCTGCCTCAGCTCACCTACCTAGATGGGTTTGATGCTGATGACCAGGAAGCCCCTGATTCAGACCCTGAAGCAGATGGGGATGGACTGGAAGATGAATATGAGAATGGGGAAG GCGAGGaagaggatgatgatgatgaagaggatGATTTGGATGAAGAAGTCATCGATGATGAAGAAGATGAAGATGATGATCTGGAAGGTGAAGAAGAGGAGGATGGAGTAGATGATGAG gaggaagatgaggaggaagatGGTGAGGAGGATGAAGAGGACGAAGCTGATGATG ACCTTCCgcgaggagaaaagagaaaacgaAATCTAGAGGATGAAGGGGAGGAAGATCCAGAAGACGAAGAGGATGATGAGGATGACTGA
- the ZNF414 gene encoding zinc finger protein 414 isoform X1, giving the protein MKTEKDEALPTFSLGGKYTGEGAGCSDPALSGSQMPVVGSGGGGAQVQDLRLLKRRPVPGKHYQCSSYGCKLAFHSMQELMDHLKVHYRPTQSLEGKTFHCPTLGCTEKFPSMQDLMTHMKVHYKPNRYFKCENCLLRFRTHRSLFKHLHVCSDSSSSSGPAPKAEKPVLPATSALEKEPPAKPLEGLPKLQSVIRHMEKEAILPSMDTVSAAAPAALPAGLPDLRGSLEAVPLVSPAPHPFPLLEPNLFGPSSLTRFSGPPHSSGPGPFLSYMHPSPYSLPQTSVQHRLRPYLPSQGLPVSNAVWKKSQGVSVSPLLPCFGSGVTPGHSSNSRIVWEHTRGRYTCMQCPYSTASRDEMTLHIEDHRKNPPPPGRLEGDVDFGVGLASFHSKLPPEMENSLYSQL; this is encoded by the exons ATGAAGACGGAGAAGGACGAGGCTTTGCCTACCTTCTCCTTGGGCGGTAAATACACTGGAGAGGGGGCAG GTTGCAGCGACCCAGCTCTGTCCGGCAGCCAGATGCCGGTGGTGGGGAGCGGAGGTGGAGGAGCGCAAGTGCAGGATCTGCGGCTGCTGAAACGCCGGCCTGTCCCCG GGAAGCACTACCAGTGCTCAAGCTATGGCTGCAAACTGGCCTTCCACAGCATGCAGGAGCTGATGGATCACTTGAAAGTCCACTACAGACCCACGCAGTCCCTCGAGG GCAAAACCTTTCACTGCCCCACTCTGGGCTGCACTGAGAAGTTCCCCAGCATGCAGGACCTCATGACCCACATGAAGGTGCACTACAAGCCAAACCGCTACTTCAA GTGCGAGAACTGCCTGCTGCGCTTCCGGACGCACCGCTCCCTCTTCAAGCACCTGCACGTCTGCTCCgacagctccagcagctccgggCCGGCCCCCAAAGCCGAGAAGCCCGTCCTACCTGCTACCTCGGCCCTGGAGAAGGAGCCCCCGGCCAAGCCGCTGGAAGGGCTGCCCAAGCTCCAGAGCGTCATCCGGCACATGGAGAAAGAAGCCATCCTCCCCAGCATGGACACGGTGTctgccgcggcgccggccgccctccccgccggcctcCCCGACCTCCGCGGCTCCCTGGAGGCCGTGCCGCTCGTCTCGCCGGCCCCCCACCCCTTCCCGCTGCTGGAGCCCAACCTTTTCGGGCCGTCGTCCTTGACTCGGTTCTCGGGGCCTCCCCATTCCTCGGGGCCGGGGCCTTTCCTGTCGTATATGCACCCCTCGCCCTACAGCTTACCTCAGACCTCGGTCCAGCACCGCCTCAGGCCCTACCTGCCCAGCCAAGGCCTCCCCGTCTCCAACGCCGTGTGGAAGAAAAGCCAAG GTGTGAGTGTCAGCCCACTCCTCCCATGCTTTGGCTCAGGAGTGACTCCAG GGCACTCGTCCAACAGCCGCATCGTGTGGGAGCACACGCGGGGCCGCTACACCTGCATGCAGTGCCCCTACTCCACCGCCTCGCGGGACGAGATGACGCTGCACATCGAGGACCACCGCAAGaaccccccgccgcccggccgcctcgAGGGAGACGTGG ATTTCGGCGTGGGTCTCGCCTCCTTCCACTCGAAGCTGCCGCCGGAGATGGAGAACTCCCTGTACTCGCAGCTCTGA
- the ZNF414 gene encoding zinc finger protein 414 isoform X2: MKTEKDEALPTFSLGGKYTGEGAGCSDPALSGSQMPVVGSGGGGAQVQDLRLLKRRPVPGKHYQCSSYGCKLAFHSMQELMDHLKVHYRPTQSLEGKTFHCPTLGCTEKFPSMQDLMTHMKVHYKPNRYFKCENCLLRFRTHRSLFKHLHVCSDSSSSSGPAPKAEKPVLPATSALEKEPPAKPLEGLPKLQSVIRHMEKEAILPSMDTVSAAAPAALPAGLPDLRGSLEAVPLVSPAPHPFPLLEPNLFGPSSLTRFSGPPHSSGPGPFLSYMHPSPYSLPQTSVQHRLRPYLPSQGLPVSNAVWKKSQGHSSNSRIVWEHTRGRYTCMQCPYSTASRDEMTLHIEDHRKNPPPPGRLEGDVDFGVGLASFHSKLPPEMENSLYSQL, from the exons ATGAAGACGGAGAAGGACGAGGCTTTGCCTACCTTCTCCTTGGGCGGTAAATACACTGGAGAGGGGGCAG GTTGCAGCGACCCAGCTCTGTCCGGCAGCCAGATGCCGGTGGTGGGGAGCGGAGGTGGAGGAGCGCAAGTGCAGGATCTGCGGCTGCTGAAACGCCGGCCTGTCCCCG GGAAGCACTACCAGTGCTCAAGCTATGGCTGCAAACTGGCCTTCCACAGCATGCAGGAGCTGATGGATCACTTGAAAGTCCACTACAGACCCACGCAGTCCCTCGAGG GCAAAACCTTTCACTGCCCCACTCTGGGCTGCACTGAGAAGTTCCCCAGCATGCAGGACCTCATGACCCACATGAAGGTGCACTACAAGCCAAACCGCTACTTCAA GTGCGAGAACTGCCTGCTGCGCTTCCGGACGCACCGCTCCCTCTTCAAGCACCTGCACGTCTGCTCCgacagctccagcagctccgggCCGGCCCCCAAAGCCGAGAAGCCCGTCCTACCTGCTACCTCGGCCCTGGAGAAGGAGCCCCCGGCCAAGCCGCTGGAAGGGCTGCCCAAGCTCCAGAGCGTCATCCGGCACATGGAGAAAGAAGCCATCCTCCCCAGCATGGACACGGTGTctgccgcggcgccggccgccctccccgccggcctcCCCGACCTCCGCGGCTCCCTGGAGGCCGTGCCGCTCGTCTCGCCGGCCCCCCACCCCTTCCCGCTGCTGGAGCCCAACCTTTTCGGGCCGTCGTCCTTGACTCGGTTCTCGGGGCCTCCCCATTCCTCGGGGCCGGGGCCTTTCCTGTCGTATATGCACCCCTCGCCCTACAGCTTACCTCAGACCTCGGTCCAGCACCGCCTCAGGCCCTACCTGCCCAGCCAAGGCCTCCCCGTCTCCAACGCCGTGTGGAAGAAAAGCCAAG GGCACTCGTCCAACAGCCGCATCGTGTGGGAGCACACGCGGGGCCGCTACACCTGCATGCAGTGCCCCTACTCCACCGCCTCGCGGGACGAGATGACGCTGCACATCGAGGACCACCGCAAGaaccccccgccgcccggccgcctcgAGGGAGACGTGG ATTTCGGCGTGGGTCTCGCCTCCTTCCACTCGAAGCTGCCGCCGGAGATGGAGAACTCCCTGTACTCGCAGCTCTGA
- the LOC112989599 gene encoding acidic leucine-rich nuclear phosphoprotein 32 family member B isoform X1: protein MEMKKRLTLELRNKKPGEVKELVLDNCRSDDGKIVGLSSDFENLEFLSMININLLSVSNLPKLNKLRKLELSDNRISGGLEVLAERTPNLTHLNLSGNKIKDINTLEPLKKLPNLHSLDLFNCEVTMLINYRESVFTLLPQLTYLDGFDADDQEAPDSDPEADGDGLEDEYENGEEGEEEDDDDEEDDLDEEVIDDEEDEDDDLEGEEEEDGVDDEEEDEEEDGEEDEEDEADDDLPRGEKRKRNLEDEGEEDPEDEEDDEDD from the exons ATGGAGATGAAGAAGCGGCTCACGCTGGAGCTGCGGAACAAGAAGCCGGGAGAg GTGAAGGAGCTGGTTCTTGATAACTGCCGTTCGGATGATGGGAAGATCGTTGGGCTCTCTTCAGATTTTGAGAACCTGGAGTTCCTCAGCATGATCAACATCAACTTGCTGTCTGTCTCCAATCTCCCCAAGCTTAACAAACTCCGCAAG CTGGAGTTGAGTGATAACAGGATTTCTGGTGGCCTTGAAGTTCTAGCAGAGAGAACTCCTAACCTGACACACTTGAATCTAAGTGGCAACAAGATCAAAGACATCAATACCCTGGAGCCCTTG AAAAAGTTGCCGAACCTGCACAGTCTGGACCTCTTCAACTGTGAGGTGACAATGCTGATCAACTACCGGGAGAGCGTGTTCACCCTCCTGCCTCAGCTCACCTACCTAGATGGGTTTGATGCTGATGACCAGGAAGCCCCTGATTCAGACCCTGAAGCAGATGGGGATGGACTGGAAGATGAATATGAGAATGGGGAAG AAGGCGAGGaagaggatgatgatgatgaagaggatGATTTGGATGAAGAAGTCATCGATGATGAAGAAGATGAAGATGATGATCTGGAAGGTGAAGAAGAGGAGGATGGAGTAGATGATGAG gaggaagatgaggaggaagatGGTGAGGAGGATGAAGAGGACGAAGCTGATGATG ACCTTCCgcgaggagaaaagagaaaacgaAATCTAGAGGATGAAGGGGAGGAAGATCCAGAAGACGAAGAGGATGATGAGGATGACTGA